From Streptomyces yatensis, one genomic window encodes:
- a CDS encoding glycoside hydrolase family 65 protein, translating into MISHHAYAVEPWCLRETELNLDVLAQSESVFAVSNGHVGWRGNLDEGEPHALPGSYLNGVHEQHPLPYAEAGYGFPESGQTVINVTNGKLIRLLVDDEPFDLRYGRLRSHERVLDLRTGLLHRVCEWTSPVGQTVRVRSTRMVSFTQRAIAAVAYEVEPVDARTSVVVQSELVANEQMPALSGDPRVGAALRSCLRPEENAAVDMRLRLVHHTAASDQRIGAAADHVVRGPASTRSSSESANDVGRLTVSAVLDPGETLRIEKFVSYGWSGIRSLPAVRDQVEAALTGARNTGWQGLVDQQREYLDGFWRHADIEVDGDAEIQQAVRFALFHVLQAGSRAEQRSIPAKGLTGSGYDGHAFWDTETFVLPLLTYASPNCVAEALHWRQNTLPAARERAEQLGLRGAVFPWRTIDGAECSGYWPAGTAAFHINADIAAAVVRYIRATGDTDFERRTGVELLVETARLWHSLGHHDSGGRFHIDGVTGPDEYSALANDNAYTNLMAGANLRAAADVAERHPEQAAALGVDKEEAAGWRDAAKAMSVPYVSELGLHEQSAGYTGLDVWDFENTPPELYPLMLHFPYFDLYRKQVVKQADLVLAMYLRGDAFEADQKARNFAYYEPLTVRDSSLSACVQCVMAAEVGHVRLAFDYLGEAALMDLADLEKNTRDGLHIASLAGTWVGLVAGFGGMRDHGDVLYFAPRLPESLSRLAFSVLIRQRCLRVDITGSQVTYTLRDGEPLRISHGGEVITLSKGSPQTRPVEHPTALPEPAQPPGRRPEPRR; encoded by the coding sequence GTGATCAGCCACCATGCCTACGCCGTCGAGCCGTGGTGCTTGCGCGAGACCGAGCTCAACCTGGACGTCCTCGCGCAGAGCGAATCCGTCTTCGCCGTGTCCAACGGGCATGTCGGCTGGCGCGGCAACCTCGACGAGGGCGAGCCGCACGCCCTGCCCGGCAGCTACCTCAACGGTGTGCACGAGCAGCATCCGCTGCCGTACGCGGAAGCCGGCTACGGATTCCCCGAGTCCGGCCAGACGGTGATCAACGTGACCAACGGCAAGCTCATCCGGCTGCTGGTCGACGACGAACCGTTCGACTTGCGCTACGGGCGGCTGCGTTCGCATGAGCGCGTGCTCGATCTGCGCACCGGACTGCTCCACCGCGTCTGCGAGTGGACATCGCCGGTCGGTCAGACGGTACGGGTGCGCTCCACCAGGATGGTCTCCTTCACCCAGCGCGCCATCGCCGCGGTCGCCTACGAAGTGGAGCCGGTGGACGCCCGAACGAGCGTGGTCGTCCAGTCGGAGCTCGTCGCCAATGAGCAAATGCCCGCGCTCAGCGGCGATCCCCGGGTCGGCGCCGCCCTGAGGTCGTGCCTTCGCCCCGAGGAGAACGCGGCGGTCGACATGCGGCTGCGCCTGGTGCACCACACGGCGGCGAGCGATCAGCGGATCGGGGCCGCGGCCGACCATGTGGTGCGCGGCCCCGCATCCACCCGGAGCTCCAGTGAGAGCGCGAACGACGTGGGCCGCCTCACCGTCAGCGCGGTCCTGGACCCCGGCGAGACGCTTCGCATCGAGAAGTTCGTCTCCTACGGCTGGTCCGGAATCCGCTCGCTGCCGGCCGTCCGCGACCAGGTCGAAGCGGCGCTCACCGGCGCGCGCAACACCGGCTGGCAGGGCCTGGTCGACCAGCAGCGCGAGTATCTCGACGGCTTCTGGCGCCATGCCGACATCGAGGTCGACGGCGACGCGGAAATCCAGCAGGCGGTCCGCTTCGCCCTCTTCCATGTACTGCAGGCGGGCAGCCGGGCCGAGCAGCGGTCGATCCCGGCCAAGGGCCTGACCGGCTCCGGATACGACGGACACGCCTTCTGGGACACCGAGACGTTCGTGCTGCCCCTGCTCACCTACGCCTCGCCGAACTGCGTCGCGGAGGCCCTGCACTGGCGGCAGAACACCCTGCCGGCGGCGCGGGAGCGCGCCGAACAGCTCGGACTGCGGGGTGCGGTCTTCCCCTGGCGCACGATCGACGGGGCGGAATGCTCCGGGTACTGGCCGGCCGGGACCGCGGCCTTCCACATCAACGCGGATATCGCCGCCGCCGTCGTGCGCTACATCCGGGCCACCGGCGACACCGACTTCGAACGGCGCACCGGTGTGGAACTGCTGGTGGAGACCGCCCGGTTGTGGCATTCCCTCGGCCATCACGACTCCGGGGGCCGCTTTCACATCGACGGCGTCACCGGCCCCGACGAGTACAGCGCGCTCGCGAACGACAACGCCTACACCAACCTGATGGCCGGGGCGAATCTGCGGGCCGCCGCGGATGTGGCCGAACGCCACCCGGAGCAGGCCGCGGCGCTCGGCGTCGACAAGGAAGAGGCCGCCGGATGGCGTGACGCGGCCAAGGCGATGTCCGTGCCGTATGTGAGCGAGTTGGGCCTGCACGAGCAGTCGGCCGGCTACACCGGTCTCGACGTATGGGACTTCGAGAACACGCCACCCGAGCTGTACCCGCTGATGCTGCACTTCCCGTATTTCGACCTGTACCGCAAGCAGGTGGTCAAACAGGCGGACCTGGTACTGGCGATGTATCTGCGCGGCGATGCCTTCGAAGCCGACCAGAAGGCGCGCAACTTCGCGTACTACGAGCCGCTGACGGTCCGGGACTCCTCGCTGTCGGCCTGTGTCCAGTGTGTGATGGCCGCCGAAGTGGGCCATGTGCGGCTCGCCTTCGACTACCTGGGCGAGGCCGCCCTGATGGACCTGGCCGACCTGGAGAAGAACACCCGCGACGGTCTGCACATCGCCTCCCTGGCGGGCACCTGGGTGGGACTGGTGGCCGGCTTCGGCGGTATGCGCGACCACGGGGACGTCCTGTACTTCGCGCCCCGGCTTCCCGAGAGCCTCAGCCGGCTGGCCTTCTCCGTGCTGATCCGGCAGCGCTGTCTGCGGGTGGACATCACGGGCTCGCAGGTCACCTACACCCTGCGGGACGGCGAGCCGCTCCGGATCAGCCACGGCGGCGAGGTCATCACCCTGTCCAAGGGCTCGCCCCAGACCCGCCCCGTCGAGCACCCGACCGCCCTTCCCGAGCCCGCCCAACCCCCGGGCAGACGCCCCGAACCACGGCGCTGA
- a CDS encoding ATP-binding SpoIIE family protein phosphatase yields the protein MLTTADVTDQEKLRRGLRTMRAVRERVGRTLDVVATCQELVEALVPGFADIAVVEVVEPVVRGEKPPLSPLGRDVPLRRAAFAHSGGERQILAHPVGDVRALFFPTPYAQVLVDLKPRAVVLGPDTPWLAADPARGQAIRDSGAHALLAAPLTLRGRVLGLLSIYRTRQADTFDEREVALILELATHTALSIDNARRYTHEHAIAAALQRHLLAMVPISRTAVETAHLNVADDKGGGGWFDVFDLPGARTALVVGRVAGHGIQAATTMGQLRTVIHSLAALDLEPDELLARLDDTVIRLAREREALPGGDPLHRQSLSATCLCVMYDPFSRTCAIASAGHPPPMLAGPDETPRVLDLAVGAALGEGGPPFAATTVPVADGDVLALYTAVLSAAGRSEEGTGGPRLLRHVLADTDRPLQDLCDDVLYQLRGDALSGDAILLLTRTHAFPADRTATWALDDDRTAPAIARRHARSQLATWGVDEDTAYATEEIVSELVTNALRYGAPPVRLHLIKDRTLTCEVHDSSPTAPRLRHAGTVDEGGRGLFICAQLAQNWGIRYNGQGKTVWTGPAPSR from the coding sequence GTGCTCACGACGGCCGATGTGACGGACCAGGAGAAGTTGCGGCGCGGGCTGCGGACCATGCGCGCCGTGCGCGAGCGGGTGGGACGCACCCTGGACGTGGTGGCCACCTGCCAGGAGCTGGTCGAGGCGCTGGTCCCGGGCTTCGCCGACATCGCCGTGGTGGAGGTGGTCGAGCCCGTGGTGCGCGGGGAGAAACCGCCGCTCAGCCCGCTGGGACGGGATGTGCCGCTGCGCCGCGCCGCCTTCGCCCACAGCGGCGGTGAACGGCAGATCCTGGCGCATCCGGTGGGAGATGTGCGCGCTCTGTTCTTCCCCACGCCCTACGCCCAGGTGCTGGTCGACCTCAAGCCCCGCGCGGTCGTCCTGGGCCCGGACACCCCGTGGCTGGCCGCCGATCCCGCGCGGGGCCAGGCCATCCGCGACTCCGGGGCCCATGCCCTGCTCGCCGCGCCCCTCACGCTGCGCGGAAGGGTCCTCGGACTGCTGAGCATCTACCGCACCCGGCAGGCCGACACCTTCGACGAGCGGGAGGTCGCCCTCATCCTGGAACTGGCCACACACACCGCCCTGAGCATCGACAACGCGCGCCGCTACACCCATGAGCACGCTATCGCCGCGGCGCTCCAGCGCCATCTGCTGGCCATGGTCCCCATCTCCCGGACCGCGGTCGAGACCGCCCATCTGAACGTGGCCGACGACAAGGGGGGTGGTGGCTGGTTCGACGTCTTCGACCTGCCCGGTGCCCGTACCGCCCTGGTGGTCGGCCGGGTCGCCGGCCACGGCATCCAGGCCGCGACCACCATGGGACAGCTGCGGACCGTCATCCACTCGCTCGCCGCACTCGACCTGGAACCCGACGAGCTCCTCGCCCGGCTCGACGACACGGTCATCCGCCTCGCCCGGGAGCGGGAGGCGTTGCCCGGGGGCGATCCGCTGCACAGGCAGTCGCTCAGCGCGACGTGTCTGTGCGTGATGTACGACCCGTTCTCCCGCACGTGCGCCATCGCCTCCGCCGGACATCCGCCGCCCATGCTCGCCGGGCCCGATGAGACGCCCCGCGTACTCGACCTGGCCGTCGGCGCGGCCCTCGGCGAGGGCGGCCCCCCGTTCGCCGCCACCACCGTCCCCGTCGCCGACGGGGACGTCCTCGCCCTCTACACGGCCGTGCTGTCGGCCGCCGGCCGGTCCGAGGAGGGCACCGGCGGTCCGCGGCTGCTCCGGCACGTGCTCGCCGACACCGACCGGCCCCTGCAGGACCTGTGCGACGACGTCCTCTACCAGCTGCGCGGCGACGCCCTCTCGGGTGATGCCATCCTCCTCCTCACGCGCACGCACGCCTTCCCCGCCGACCGCACCGCCACCTGGGCCCTGGACGACGACCGCACCGCCCCGGCGATCGCGCGCCGGCACGCCCGGTCCCAACTCGCCACCTGGGGCGTGGACGAGGACACCGCCTACGCCACGGAAGAGATCGTCAGCGAACTGGTCACCAACGCCCTGCGTTACGGCGCGCCACCCGTGCGCCTGCACCTCATCAAAGATCGCACCCTCACCTGCGAGGTCCACGACTCCAGCCCCACCGCCCCCCGGCTGCGGCACGCCGGGACCGTCGACGAGGGCGGCCGCGGCCTGTTCATCTGTGCCCAACTCGCCCAGAACTGGGGCATCCGCTACAACGGGCAGGGCAAGACCGTCTGGACCGGACCGGCGCCGTCGCGTTGA
- a CDS encoding response regulator transcription factor codes for MTPRETEVLTLIAHGLSNAEICARLVVSQATVKTHINRIFAKIGATDRAQAVGYAYRNDLVDGG; via the coding sequence CTGACCCCCCGCGAGACCGAGGTGCTCACCCTCATCGCCCACGGCCTGTCCAACGCGGAGATCTGCGCCCGGCTCGTCGTCAGCCAGGCCACCGTGAAGACGCACATCAACCGGATCTTCGCGAAGATCGGCGCAACCGACCGCGCCCAGGCGGTGGGCTATGCCTACCGGAACGACCTGGTGGATGGCGGCTGA
- a CDS encoding glycoside hydrolase family 97 protein has protein sequence MVSKPDRRTVLGATAGAALTGAFSAPATTSFAETPGHVTVHSPDGRLRVTVLTANGSLRYQVVRDGRVLVAPSGLGLDLAGRPSLTGGLVVESIRHRTIKESWRPVWGPDALVRNHAKECVLRTVQSATGIRLDLVVRVFDDGVGFRYHLPAQTGLDTYTVTAERTEFALPPTATSWSLKAGTDWRADEQHYRRAPLSDVDTAQTPLTLATTDGQYVVVHEAALIDYPSMTLAADTTRPGTFTSELISLPDGTKARLTGEFSTPWRTLTIGDRPGDLAESHMIENLNEPCALADTSWISPGTYVGVWWELQRRHTTWTAGPHHGATTERVKQYIDLAREAGASSVLAEGWNTNAGGQWTGQDFLTPQPDFDLPEVLRYARANGIGFTAHNETRGFVDYYERHLDTIFARYAELGIHSVKTGYATRFELGGVNRSHFDQEAVRHFQRVVDTAARHKIMVIAHEAIKPTGLARTYPNMMTGEGVAGMEQQNYMGKLGNPPEQATILPFTRFMGGPADYTPGVLNVTWDPAGLGTRVQTTSAAQLALYSLFFSPLQMLADTPENYRSHPGFAYLKDIPAGWDETRFLDCEIGDYTVAARRKGHTWYLGAITDEQDRTLRVPLRFLGPGRYRAEIYRDAADTSWHDNPLPIDVETTTVRSSTVLTLRLVAGGGTAIRFRPARH, from the coding sequence GTGGTCAGCAAGCCAGACCGTCGTACGGTACTCGGCGCCACCGCCGGCGCCGCACTCACCGGGGCGTTCAGCGCCCCCGCCACCACCTCGTTCGCCGAGACGCCCGGCCACGTCACGGTCCACTCGCCCGATGGCCGGCTGCGGGTCACCGTTCTCACGGCGAACGGGTCTCTCCGGTATCAGGTCGTGCGCGATGGCCGGGTCCTGGTCGCGCCCTCCGGGCTCGGGCTCGACCTGGCCGGCCGGCCATCGCTCACCGGCGGCCTGGTGGTGGAATCCATCAGGCACAGAACGATCAAGGAGTCATGGCGTCCGGTGTGGGGCCCCGACGCGCTCGTCCGCAACCACGCCAAGGAGTGCGTGCTGCGGACCGTGCAGTCGGCGACTGGCATACGGCTGGACCTGGTCGTCCGGGTCTTCGACGACGGCGTCGGATTCCGTTACCACCTGCCGGCGCAGACCGGGCTCGACACCTACACGGTCACCGCCGAGCGCACCGAGTTCGCGCTGCCGCCGACGGCCACGAGCTGGTCGCTGAAGGCGGGCACCGACTGGCGGGCCGACGAACAGCACTACCGGCGGGCCCCCTTGTCCGATGTGGACACCGCGCAGACCCCGCTGACGCTGGCCACGACGGACGGTCAGTACGTCGTCGTGCACGAGGCGGCGCTGATCGACTATCCGAGCATGACCCTCGCCGCCGACACCACCCGGCCGGGTACGTTCACCAGTGAACTGATCAGCCTTCCCGACGGCACGAAGGCCCGGCTGACGGGCGAGTTCTCCACCCCGTGGCGCACCCTGACCATCGGCGACCGTCCCGGTGATCTCGCCGAATCACACATGATCGAGAACCTGAACGAGCCGTGTGCGCTCGCCGATACGTCATGGATCTCACCCGGCACATACGTCGGTGTGTGGTGGGAACTGCAGCGGCGCCACACGACCTGGACCGCGGGGCCACACCATGGGGCGACGACCGAGCGGGTCAAGCAGTACATCGACTTGGCCAGGGAGGCGGGCGCGAGCAGCGTTCTCGCCGAGGGATGGAACACCAACGCCGGCGGCCAGTGGACCGGCCAGGACTTCCTGACGCCACAGCCGGACTTCGATCTGCCCGAGGTGCTGCGCTACGCACGGGCCAACGGCATCGGGTTCACCGCTCACAACGAGACCCGCGGCTTCGTCGACTACTACGAGCGGCACCTGGACACGATCTTCGCACGGTACGCCGAACTCGGCATCCACTCGGTCAAGACCGGTTATGCCACCAGGTTCGAGCTGGGCGGGGTGAACCGCAGCCACTTCGACCAGGAAGCCGTGCGCCACTTTCAGCGGGTCGTCGACACCGCGGCCCGCCACAAGATCATGGTCATCGCGCACGAGGCCATCAAGCCGACCGGACTGGCACGCACCTACCCGAACATGATGACCGGTGAGGGGGTGGCCGGGATGGAGCAGCAGAACTACATGGGCAAGCTCGGGAATCCGCCGGAGCAGGCCACCATCCTGCCGTTCACCCGGTTCATGGGCGGGCCGGCCGACTACACCCCGGGTGTGCTCAACGTGACGTGGGACCCGGCCGGGCTCGGCACCCGCGTACAGACGACATCGGCCGCACAACTCGCCCTGTACTCACTGTTCTTCAGCCCGCTGCAGATGCTGGCCGACACCCCGGAGAACTACCGCTCCCACCCGGGCTTCGCCTATCTGAAGGACATCCCGGCCGGCTGGGACGAGACCCGGTTCCTGGACTGCGAGATCGGCGATTACACGGTCGCCGCCCGCCGCAAGGGCCACACCTGGTATCTCGGCGCGATCACCGACGAGCAGGACCGGACGCTGCGGGTGCCGCTGCGGTTCCTGGGACCGGGTCGGTACCGAGCCGAGATCTACCGCGACGCCGCCGACACCAGCTGGCACGACAACCCGCTCCCGATCGATGTCGAGACCACCACGGTGCGATCGTCCACGGTGCTCACCCTGCGACTCGTCGCCGGCGGCGGCACCGCGATCCGGTTCCGCCCCGCGCGGCATTAG
- a CDS encoding alpha-L-fucosidase: MKRSVNLTFAGVLTVLSLLSMAVAGGTAAARTPAPPPGGEPRDYAFGATAGQSSTDFGGTADRAVDANTDGRYENKSVSHTAEEFQPWWQADLGTSRKLSSIVVWNRTDCCADRLSDAWVLASDRPITATNADEARKQPGVSSWHIDTLDGPSTRIALKRSARYLRVQLQGTGYLSLAEVQAFGDAVITPSRTARQWVKHNPFGMFLHYNMSTYTNEQWADPNADPAAFNPTGLDPDQWAKAMKSAGMTFGVLTAKHHDGFALWPTAYSDHDIAAAPYENGKGDIVRAYVKAMHANHLKVGLYFSIWDRHNGDSLALVKNQLRELLTRYGTIDYLWFDGWGWSVPYSTIPYQPVRDMIRKVSPRTVVANNDHLGTLQTTDVIVYEVPVQGMPPADNPRPTDGSDTLDQNRTWFHTTETGTPRPAAEIVDNLRKAKAGNALYLLNVGPGRNGRIPQDYLDRLEEIGSLR, from the coding sequence GTGAAACGTTCCGTAAACCTGACGTTCGCCGGTGTGCTCACCGTGCTGAGCCTTCTGAGTATGGCCGTCGCGGGCGGTACCGCCGCGGCCCGCACGCCCGCGCCACCGCCCGGCGGCGAACCACGGGACTACGCGTTCGGCGCCACCGCCGGCCAGAGCAGCACCGACTTCGGCGGCACCGCCGACCGGGCGGTGGACGCCAACACGGACGGCCGGTACGAGAACAAGTCCGTCTCCCACACCGCCGAGGAGTTCCAGCCGTGGTGGCAGGCCGACCTCGGCACCTCGCGGAAGCTCAGCTCGATTGTGGTGTGGAACCGTACGGACTGCTGCGCCGACCGGCTCTCCGACGCCTGGGTCCTGGCGTCCGACCGGCCCATCACCGCCACCAACGCGGATGAGGCCAGGAAGCAGCCCGGCGTCAGCTCCTGGCACATCGACACCCTCGACGGGCCCTCCACCCGGATCGCCCTCAAGCGCTCCGCCCGCTATCTGCGCGTCCAGCTTCAAGGCACCGGCTATCTGTCCCTCGCCGAGGTGCAGGCGTTCGGCGACGCCGTCATCACCCCGTCCCGCACCGCGCGACAGTGGGTGAAGCACAACCCGTTCGGCATGTTCCTGCACTACAACATGTCGACGTACACCAACGAGCAGTGGGCCGACCCGAACGCCGACCCGGCGGCCTTCAACCCCACCGGCCTCGACCCCGACCAGTGGGCGAAGGCCATGAAGTCCGCCGGCATGACGTTCGGGGTGCTGACCGCCAAACACCACGACGGCTTCGCCCTGTGGCCCACCGCCTACTCCGACCACGACATCGCCGCCGCCCCCTACGAGAACGGCAAGGGTGACATCGTCCGCGCGTACGTCAAGGCGATGCACGCCAACCACCTCAAGGTCGGCCTCTACTTCTCCATCTGGGACCGCCACAACGGGGACAGCCTGGCACTCGTCAAGAACCAGCTGCGCGAACTCCTCACCCGCTACGGCACGATCGACTACCTCTGGTTCGACGGCTGGGGCTGGTCCGTGCCGTACTCCACGATCCCCTACCAGCCGGTCCGCGACATGATCCGCAAGGTCTCCCCCCGCACCGTCGTCGCCAACAACGACCACCTCGGCACGCTTCAGACCACCGATGTCATCGTCTACGAGGTCCCGGTCCAGGGCATGCCGCCCGCCGACAACCCCCGCCCGACCGACGGCAGTGACACGCTCGATCAGAACCGGACATGGTTCCACACCACCGAGACGGGCACCCCCCGCCCCGCCGCCGAGATCGTCGACAACCTCCGCAAGGCCAAGGCCGGCAACGCGCTGTACCTACTGAACGTCGGTCCCGGCCGCAACGGCCGCATCCCCCAGGACTACCTGGATCGGCTGGAGGAGATCGGTTCCCTACGGTGA
- a CDS encoding aldehyde dehydrogenase family protein, whose translation MAPTLTLKPGTAWGDAWRRCLAAAPEAFQDDRVLNLWNGTWHRDGRALPATTPVDGTPIAGPPRLDATTAHQAVRASLDQHRGWRHIALPERRARVSATLDALCEHRGLLALLLVWEIGKPWRLAQADVDRAIDGVRWYVDEIDRMAEGRTPLPGPVSNIASWNYPMSVLAHALLVQALAGNAVIAKTPTDGGLSFLTLACALAAREGIPVTLVSGSGGELSEALVRSPEIGCVSFVGGRDTGARVATAVADLGKRHILEQEGLNAWGIWNFTDWDALAPLIRKTFDYGKQRCTAYPRFVVQRSSFDAFLSVYLPAVRAIRVGHPLAVENPSDHLPALDFGPLINAAKAKELADQVAEAVDRGAVPLHRGDLADGHFLPGQDLSAYAAPITLLNPPSTSPLHHAEPFGPVDTLVLVDTEAELLAAMNASNGALVATLSCDDPATYARLAPQIRAFKTGHGTPRSRGDRDELFGGFGASWRGAFVGGDLLIRAVTEGPAPERLPGNFPDYHLMPT comes from the coding sequence ATGGCACCCACCCTCACCCTCAAGCCCGGAACCGCCTGGGGCGACGCCTGGCGGCGCTGCCTGGCCGCAGCCCCCGAGGCGTTCCAGGACGACCGCGTCCTCAACCTCTGGAACGGCACCTGGCACCGTGACGGCCGGGCCCTCCCCGCCACCACCCCCGTCGACGGCACCCCGATCGCGGGCCCGCCACGCCTCGACGCCACCACCGCCCACCAGGCCGTACGCGCCTCCCTCGACCAGCACCGCGGCTGGCGCCATATCGCCCTCCCGGAGCGCCGGGCGCGGGTGTCCGCCACTCTCGACGCGCTCTGCGAGCACCGGGGACTGCTCGCCCTCCTCCTGGTCTGGGAGATCGGCAAGCCCTGGCGGCTGGCCCAGGCCGATGTGGACCGGGCCATCGACGGTGTCCGCTGGTACGTCGACGAGATCGACCGCATGGCCGAGGGCCGCACCCCGCTGCCCGGCCCGGTCTCCAACATCGCCAGCTGGAACTACCCGATGAGCGTCCTCGCCCACGCCCTGCTCGTCCAGGCGCTGGCCGGCAATGCCGTCATCGCCAAGACCCCCACCGACGGCGGGCTGTCCTTCCTCACCCTCGCCTGCGCGCTCGCCGCCCGCGAGGGCATCCCGGTCACCCTCGTCAGCGGCAGCGGCGGTGAGCTCTCCGAGGCCCTGGTCCGCTCGCCCGAGATCGGCTGCGTCTCCTTCGTCGGCGGCCGCGACACCGGCGCCCGGGTCGCCACCGCCGTCGCCGACCTCGGCAAGCGCCACATCCTGGAGCAGGAGGGGCTCAACGCCTGGGGCATCTGGAACTTCACCGACTGGGACGCCCTCGCCCCGCTGATCCGCAAGACCTTCGACTACGGCAAGCAGCGCTGCACCGCCTATCCGCGCTTCGTCGTCCAGCGCTCGTCCTTCGACGCCTTCCTCTCCGTCTACCTCCCGGCGGTGCGTGCCATCCGCGTCGGCCACCCCTTGGCGGTGGAAAACCCCTCCGACCACCTCCCCGCCCTGGACTTCGGCCCCCTGATCAACGCGGCCAAGGCCAAGGAGCTCGCCGACCAGGTGGCCGAGGCCGTCGACCGCGGCGCCGTCCCCCTCCACCGCGGCGACCTCGCCGACGGCCACTTCCTCCCCGGCCAGGACCTCTCCGCCTACGCGGCCCCCATCACCCTCCTCAACCCACCCTCCACCTCCCCCCTCCACCACGCCGAGCCCTTCGGCCCCGTCGACACCCTCGTCCTGGTCGATACCGAGGCCGAACTGCTCGCCGCCATGAACGCCAGCAACGGCGCCCTCGTCGCCACCCTCTCCTGCGACGACCCCGCCACCTACGCCCGCCTGGCCCCCCAGATCCGCGCCTTCAAAACCGGCCACGGCACGCCCCGCTCCCGCGGCGACCGCGACGAACTCTTCGGCGGCTTCGGCGCCTCCTGGCGCGGCGCGTTCGTCGGCGGCGACCTCCTGATCCGCGCCGTCACCGAGGGCCCGGCCCCCGAACGCCTCCCGGGCAACTTCCCCGACTACCACCTGATGCCCACCTAG
- the sucD gene encoding succinate--CoA ligase subunit alpha, translating to MAIFLTKDSKVIVQGMTGAEGMKHTRRMLAAGTDVVGGVNPRKAGTRVDIDARTVPVFGSVREAMDATGADVSVLFVPPPHAKAAVTEAADARIPLAVVITEGIPVHDAVAFQAYARARATRIIGPNCPGLISPGQSNAGIIPADITKPGRIGLVSKSGTLTYQLMYELRDIGFSTCVGIGGDPVIGTTHIDALAAFEADPDTDLIVMIGEIGGDAEERAARYVADHVTKPVVGYIAGFTAPEGRTMGHAGAIVSGSSGTAAAKKAALEAAGVSVGATPTETAGLVMALLAEPAETPGDAA from the coding sequence ATGGCCATCTTCCTCACCAAGGACAGCAAGGTCATCGTCCAGGGCATGACGGGCGCGGAAGGCATGAAGCACACCCGGCGGATGCTCGCCGCGGGCACCGATGTCGTCGGCGGTGTCAATCCGCGCAAGGCCGGGACCCGGGTCGACATCGACGCCCGTACGGTGCCCGTCTTCGGCTCCGTACGCGAGGCCATGGACGCCACCGGCGCCGATGTGAGCGTCCTGTTCGTCCCGCCGCCCCACGCCAAGGCCGCCGTCACCGAGGCCGCCGACGCCCGGATCCCGCTCGCCGTCGTCATCACCGAGGGCATCCCGGTCCATGACGCGGTCGCCTTCCAGGCGTACGCCCGGGCCCGCGCCACCAGGATCATCGGCCCCAACTGCCCCGGACTGATCTCCCCGGGCCAGTCCAACGCCGGCATCATCCCCGCCGACATCACCAAACCGGGCCGGATCGGGCTGGTCTCCAAGTCCGGCACCCTCACCTACCAACTGATGTACGAGCTGCGCGACATCGGTTTCTCCACCTGCGTGGGCATCGGCGGTGACCCGGTCATCGGCACCACCCACATCGACGCCCTGGCCGCCTTCGAGGCCGACCCCGACACCGACCTCATCGTGATGATCGGGGAGATCGGCGGCGACGCGGAGGAGCGCGCCGCGCGATACGTCGCCGACCACGTCACCAAGCCGGTCGTCGGCTATATCGCCGGCTTCACCGCCCCCGAGGGCCGCACCATGGGTCACGCGGGTGCCATCGTCTCCGGCTCCTCGGGCACCGCCGCGGCCAAGAAGGCGGCGCTGGAGGCGGCGGGCGTGTCCGTGGGAGCGACCCCCACGGAGACCGCCGGGCTGGTGATGGCGCTGCTGGCCGAGCCGGCCGAAACGCCCGGCGACGCCGCGTGA